In Oncorhynchus gorbuscha isolate QuinsamMale2020 ecotype Even-year linkage group LG02, OgorEven_v1.0, whole genome shotgun sequence, a single genomic region encodes these proteins:
- the LOC124003856 gene encoding transcription initiation factor TFIID subunit 4-like isoform X1, whose product MAGASDPLEDMLFNEVDEKAVSDLVGSLESQLVSQKTSPATFSDIKREGSTGTVSQFSGKVRDQVGSLEPPQQGHPKAVLNAEPCANQAISNKSITASTSSITTGGIINAGTNLQTHGAASRIISPAPPGSVTLPVQTTSYNRGTVLGPAETSAVTAPNSNLTTTTAIRTPSPGLQSFNGSPGAVKLVNSPAAAPQIGLGGNTVISTASAGNSNIIVSMASQPPSLPNYPVSQSVAFVTPTVALQRHPNPMASASQNGVIDPKVSAVVTQGAGSPGATTSQVMNRNNTLINTTMVAPNQPVSAGQSIILGGSPSPVVVNSPISQAQSVASPTLAAGVKPTVNGVGQPTVTIVRPPGAPVMATSVQQQRPGLVASPTRTVAPQMVVRPPQQTTIQLPPGFTIPPGMVLVRTDTGQLVMVPQQVLAQAQAKTQQGQAAVSNICPRPATPTAGTTIRVSTPSQAPCTTQAVRLASPVQARMLQSPSPTSSAIQKAITVAPAGASVSVKMTTPQKAQTVITGGQALAKPGAVRPSMTFNTAAAASASTTPTMVTAPVSQEMQENVKKCKNFLSTLIKLASHNSPSPDTSKNVKALVQDLLDAKIEPEEFTTRLQAELKSSPQPYLIPFLKKSLPALRLSLLNNQQTLLASTNASALAAASTTTTSAIRARLPTTVSPATGIVRTPTTSLGVRRPGVQGVQTRMPMVIPQTIRPQGTVARGLTIIAGRSPVGIGAQASANQKKLNEPGGGTFRDDDDINDVASMAGVNLNEENARIMATNSELVGTKIRSCRDEAFLPPGLLHRRIMETAKRFGVTEVPAEAVNYISHATQARLRSVLEKVSTIAQHRTDGGKDEEWYEPSTDVRAQLRFFEQLDRMEKQRKDEQEREVLIKAAKSRARQEDPEQARLKAKAKEMQQAEQAQIRQREANLTALAAIGPRKKRKMDSPGSSTSGTEVALGSGAGSSTAASSRQQLRQRITRVNLRDFIFCLEQERVTSRSLLLYKALLK is encoded by the exons ATGGCGGGAGCCTCCGACCCACTGGAGGACATGCTCTTCAATGAGGTAGACGAAAAAGCAGTAAGTGACTTAGTTGGCTCTTTGGAATCGCAACTTGTCAGCCAAAAGACTTCGCCCGCCACATTTTCCGACATCAAACGAGAAGGATCTACGGGCACTGTCAGCCAGTTCTCAGGGAAAGTGCGTGATCAAGTGGGGTCTCTGGAGCCGCCACAACAAGGACACCCAAAAGCGGTGTTAAACGCGGAACCCTGCGCGAATCAGGCGATTTCGAACAAGAGTATCACCGCTTCTACCTCTTCCATCACTACTGGGGGCATTATAAACGCTGGTACCAATTTACAAACACATGGAGCCGCATCTCGCATCATTTCTCCCGCACCACCAGGATCGGTAACTTTGCCTGTTCAGACGACTAGCTACAACAGAGGGACTGTTTTGGGTCCAGCTGAAACATCGGCGGTGACGGCTCCGAACTCAAACCTCACAACAACAACGGCTATCAGGACTCCTTCACCTGGATTACAGAGTTTTAACGGTAGCCCCGGAGCTGTGAAGTTGGTCAACTCGCCAGCTGCTGCTCCCCAAATCGGGTTAGGCGGCAACACTGTTATAAGTACTGCCAGTGCGGGCAACTCAAATATCATTGTGTCTATGGCTTCACAGCCTCCTTCTCTACCAAACTATCCTGTATCTCAATCTGTGGCATTTGTTACTCCCACTGTTGCATTGCAAAGGCATCCCAACCCCATGGCCAGTGCCTCACAGAATGGAGTAATAGACCCTAAGGTTTCTGCAGTGGTCACACAGGGTGCAGGTTCTCCGGGGGCCACCACCTCTCAGGTCATGAACCGCAATAACACTCTTATTAACACTACAATGGTGGCACCCAACCAGCCAGTCTCTGCTGGCCAATCAATCATTCTCGGAgggtctccctctcctgttgttGTGAACTCACCCATAAGCCAGGCACAAAGTGTGGCGAGTCCCACTCTCGCAGCCGGGGTGAAACCAACGGTTAACGGAGTTGGTCAGCCCACGGTGACCATCGTGAGGCCCCCCGGTGCTCCTGTGATGGCCACCTCCGTGCAGCAGCAGAGACCTGGGCTGGTAGCGAGTCCCACGAGGACTGTGGCACCACAGATGGTCGTCAGACCACCACAGCAGACCACCATTCAGTTACCCCCTGGATTTACCATACCTCCCG GTATGGTGCTGGTGCGTACAGACACAGGCCAGCTGGTAATGGTTCCTCAGCAGGTTCTAGCCCAGGCTCAGGCTAAGACCCAACAAGGCCAGGCTGCGGTCTCTAACATCTGCCCCCGGCCTGCCACACCTACCGCTGGGACCACCATCAGAGTCAGTACTCCCAGCCAG GCCCCTTGTACAACCCAGGCTGTTCGTCTGGCCTCCCCTGTCCAGGCCAGAATGTTGCAGTCCCCCTCTCCCACCAGCTCTGCTATACAG AAGGCGATAACCGTGGCTCCTGCAGGTGCGTCTGTGTCGGTGAAGATGACCACCCCTCAGAAAGCCCAGACAGTGATCACAGGGGGTCAAGCCCTGGCCAAGCCTGGTGCTGTACGGCCCTCTATGACCTTTAACACTGCAGCAGCAGCCAGTGCCTCCACAACCCCTACAATGGTAACTGCACCAGTCTCCCAG GAAATGCAAGAAAATGTGAAGAAGTGCAAGAACTTCCTGTCCACCCTGATCAAGCTGGCGTCCCACAACTCCCCATCTCCAGACACATCCAAGAACGTCAAGGCCCTGGTGCAGGATCTTCTG GATGCTAAAATCGAGCCTGAGGAGTTCACCACACGTCTGCAGGCTGAGCTGAAGTCCTCTCCCCAACCGTACCTCATCCCCTTCCTCAAG AAAAGCCTTCCTGCCCTGCGGCTGTCCCTGCTCAACAACCAGCAGACTCTGCTGGCCTCCACCAACGCTTCTGCCCTGGCCGCtgcctccactactaccaccagcGCTATCAGGGCCCGGCTCCCCACCACCGTCAGCCCCGCCACAGGCATTGTCAGGACACCCACCACTTCTCTG GGTGTGAGAAGACCAGGGGTTCAGGGGGTCCAGACTCGCATGCCGATGGTCATCCCTCAGACCATCCGGCCACAAG GCACAGTTGCAAGAGGACTCACTATTATTGCAGGCAGATCCCCTGTGGGCATTGGTGCCCAGGCCTCTGCCAATCAGAAGAAGCTGAATGAGCCTGGAGGCGGGACGTTCAG GGATGATGATGACATCAACGACGTGGCGTCCATGGCGGGGGTGAACCTGAACGAGGAGAACGCCCGCATCATGGCCACCAACTCTGAGCTGGTGGGCACCAAGATCCGCTCCTGTAGGGACGAGGCCTTCCTCCCGCCAGGCCTGCTGCACAGACGCATCATGGAGACCG CCAAGAGGTTTGGGGTGACAGAGGTCCCAGCTGAGGCAGTGAACTACATCTCCCATGCCACCCAGGCCAGGCTGAGATCCGTGCTAGAGAAAGTGTCAACTATCGCCCAGCACCGCACTGACGGGGGCAAG GATGAGGAGTGGTATGAGCCGTCGACAGACGTCAGGGCCCAGCTCCGCTTCTTTGAGCAGCTGGACAGgatggagaaacagaggaagGACGAGCAGGAGAGGGAGGTCCTAATCAAGGCTGCCAAG AGTCGCGCCAGGCAGGAGGACCCAGAGCAAGCTCGGTTGAAGGCGAAAGCTAAAGAG
- the LOC124003856 gene encoding transcription initiation factor TFIID subunit 4-like isoform X2, with amino-acid sequence MAGASDPLEDMLFNEVDEKAVSDLVGSLESQLVSQKTSPATFSDIKREGSTGTVSQFSGKVRDQVGSLEPPQQGHPKAVLNAEPCANQAISNKSITASTSSITTGGIINAGTNLQTHGAASRIISPAPPGSVTLPVQTTSYNRGTVLGPAETSAVTAPNSNLTTTTAIRTPSPGLQSFNGSPGAVKLVNSPAAAPQIGLGGNTVISTASAGNSNIIVSMASQPPSLPNYPVSQSVAFVTPTVALQRHPNPMASASQNGVIDPKVSAVVTQGAGSPGATTSQVMNRNNTLINTTMVAPNQPVSAGQSIILGGSPSPVVVNSPISQAQSVASPTLAAGVKPTVNGVGQPTVTIVRPPGAPVMATSVQQQRPGLVASPTRTVAPQMVVRPPQQTTIQLPPGFTIPPGMVLVRTDTGQLVMVPQQVLAQAQAKTQQGQAAVSNICPRPATPTAGTTIRVSTPSQAPCTTQAVRLASPVQARMLQSPSPTSSAIQAITVAPAGASVSVKMTTPQKAQTVITGGQALAKPGAVRPSMTFNTAAAASASTTPTMVTAPVSQEMQENVKKCKNFLSTLIKLASHNSPSPDTSKNVKALVQDLLDAKIEPEEFTTRLQAELKSSPQPYLIPFLKKSLPALRLSLLNNQQTLLASTNASALAAASTTTTSAIRARLPTTVSPATGIVRTPTTSLGVRRPGVQGVQTRMPMVIPQTIRPQGTVARGLTIIAGRSPVGIGAQASANQKKLNEPGGGTFRDDDDINDVASMAGVNLNEENARIMATNSELVGTKIRSCRDEAFLPPGLLHRRIMETAKRFGVTEVPAEAVNYISHATQARLRSVLEKVSTIAQHRTDGGKDEEWYEPSTDVRAQLRFFEQLDRMEKQRKDEQEREVLIKAAKSRARQEDPEQARLKAKAKEMQQAEQAQIRQREANLTALAAIGPRKKRKMDSPGSSTSGTEVALGSGAGSSTAASSRQQLRQRITRVNLRDFIFCLEQERVTSRSLLLYKALLK; translated from the exons ATGGCGGGAGCCTCCGACCCACTGGAGGACATGCTCTTCAATGAGGTAGACGAAAAAGCAGTAAGTGACTTAGTTGGCTCTTTGGAATCGCAACTTGTCAGCCAAAAGACTTCGCCCGCCACATTTTCCGACATCAAACGAGAAGGATCTACGGGCACTGTCAGCCAGTTCTCAGGGAAAGTGCGTGATCAAGTGGGGTCTCTGGAGCCGCCACAACAAGGACACCCAAAAGCGGTGTTAAACGCGGAACCCTGCGCGAATCAGGCGATTTCGAACAAGAGTATCACCGCTTCTACCTCTTCCATCACTACTGGGGGCATTATAAACGCTGGTACCAATTTACAAACACATGGAGCCGCATCTCGCATCATTTCTCCCGCACCACCAGGATCGGTAACTTTGCCTGTTCAGACGACTAGCTACAACAGAGGGACTGTTTTGGGTCCAGCTGAAACATCGGCGGTGACGGCTCCGAACTCAAACCTCACAACAACAACGGCTATCAGGACTCCTTCACCTGGATTACAGAGTTTTAACGGTAGCCCCGGAGCTGTGAAGTTGGTCAACTCGCCAGCTGCTGCTCCCCAAATCGGGTTAGGCGGCAACACTGTTATAAGTACTGCCAGTGCGGGCAACTCAAATATCATTGTGTCTATGGCTTCACAGCCTCCTTCTCTACCAAACTATCCTGTATCTCAATCTGTGGCATTTGTTACTCCCACTGTTGCATTGCAAAGGCATCCCAACCCCATGGCCAGTGCCTCACAGAATGGAGTAATAGACCCTAAGGTTTCTGCAGTGGTCACACAGGGTGCAGGTTCTCCGGGGGCCACCACCTCTCAGGTCATGAACCGCAATAACACTCTTATTAACACTACAATGGTGGCACCCAACCAGCCAGTCTCTGCTGGCCAATCAATCATTCTCGGAgggtctccctctcctgttgttGTGAACTCACCCATAAGCCAGGCACAAAGTGTGGCGAGTCCCACTCTCGCAGCCGGGGTGAAACCAACGGTTAACGGAGTTGGTCAGCCCACGGTGACCATCGTGAGGCCCCCCGGTGCTCCTGTGATGGCCACCTCCGTGCAGCAGCAGAGACCTGGGCTGGTAGCGAGTCCCACGAGGACTGTGGCACCACAGATGGTCGTCAGACCACCACAGCAGACCACCATTCAGTTACCCCCTGGATTTACCATACCTCCCG GTATGGTGCTGGTGCGTACAGACACAGGCCAGCTGGTAATGGTTCCTCAGCAGGTTCTAGCCCAGGCTCAGGCTAAGACCCAACAAGGCCAGGCTGCGGTCTCTAACATCTGCCCCCGGCCTGCCACACCTACCGCTGGGACCACCATCAGAGTCAGTACTCCCAGCCAG GCCCCTTGTACAACCCAGGCTGTTCGTCTGGCCTCCCCTGTCCAGGCCAGAATGTTGCAGTCCCCCTCTCCCACCAGCTCTGCTATACAG GCGATAACCGTGGCTCCTGCAGGTGCGTCTGTGTCGGTGAAGATGACCACCCCTCAGAAAGCCCAGACAGTGATCACAGGGGGTCAAGCCCTGGCCAAGCCTGGTGCTGTACGGCCCTCTATGACCTTTAACACTGCAGCAGCAGCCAGTGCCTCCACAACCCCTACAATGGTAACTGCACCAGTCTCCCAG GAAATGCAAGAAAATGTGAAGAAGTGCAAGAACTTCCTGTCCACCCTGATCAAGCTGGCGTCCCACAACTCCCCATCTCCAGACACATCCAAGAACGTCAAGGCCCTGGTGCAGGATCTTCTG GATGCTAAAATCGAGCCTGAGGAGTTCACCACACGTCTGCAGGCTGAGCTGAAGTCCTCTCCCCAACCGTACCTCATCCCCTTCCTCAAG AAAAGCCTTCCTGCCCTGCGGCTGTCCCTGCTCAACAACCAGCAGACTCTGCTGGCCTCCACCAACGCTTCTGCCCTGGCCGCtgcctccactactaccaccagcGCTATCAGGGCCCGGCTCCCCACCACCGTCAGCCCCGCCACAGGCATTGTCAGGACACCCACCACTTCTCTG GGTGTGAGAAGACCAGGGGTTCAGGGGGTCCAGACTCGCATGCCGATGGTCATCCCTCAGACCATCCGGCCACAAG GCACAGTTGCAAGAGGACTCACTATTATTGCAGGCAGATCCCCTGTGGGCATTGGTGCCCAGGCCTCTGCCAATCAGAAGAAGCTGAATGAGCCTGGAGGCGGGACGTTCAG GGATGATGATGACATCAACGACGTGGCGTCCATGGCGGGGGTGAACCTGAACGAGGAGAACGCCCGCATCATGGCCACCAACTCTGAGCTGGTGGGCACCAAGATCCGCTCCTGTAGGGACGAGGCCTTCCTCCCGCCAGGCCTGCTGCACAGACGCATCATGGAGACCG CCAAGAGGTTTGGGGTGACAGAGGTCCCAGCTGAGGCAGTGAACTACATCTCCCATGCCACCCAGGCCAGGCTGAGATCCGTGCTAGAGAAAGTGTCAACTATCGCCCAGCACCGCACTGACGGGGGCAAG GATGAGGAGTGGTATGAGCCGTCGACAGACGTCAGGGCCCAGCTCCGCTTCTTTGAGCAGCTGGACAGgatggagaaacagaggaagGACGAGCAGGAGAGGGAGGTCCTAATCAAGGCTGCCAAG AGTCGCGCCAGGCAGGAGGACCCAGAGCAAGCTCGGTTGAAGGCGAAAGCTAAAGAG